Proteins from a genomic interval of Stenotrophomonas maltophilia R551-3:
- a CDS encoding NAD(P)/FAD-dependent oxidoreductase has translation MDLKSGYPWWAVRNGLIQAFPPLEKDLRCDVLVVGGGITGALIANELSRHGHDVAVIEQRDIGWGSTAASTALLQYEIDTHLLELAQRYGQDAAALAYRACAEAMPALGEVSRGLDVDFQRMDSLYLASRHRDVPRLMAEGEARRGIGLDARWLGPEALQERFDVDAGGALLTRQAARVDPYRLTYALLQRVRRRGGNVVHDRTVLHTLTPSARGVSALTEGGATIHARHVVLAMGYANQTWLHQHVARNRSSYAFITDPIDADVLGRLRNTMVWESARPYLYLRATGDRRLLVGGLDDAIDIPARRDRRVERKADKLMKQLLHWFPRLDPVPAFSWAGTFAETADGLPFFGPHDQWGPRVHFAMAYGGNGITYSMIGAQLLRARIERRKHPLQGLFGFGRL, from the coding sequence ATGGACCTGAAGAGCGGTTACCCCTGGTGGGCGGTACGCAATGGATTGATCCAGGCGTTTCCGCCATTGGAAAAGGACCTGCGCTGCGACGTGCTGGTGGTCGGTGGCGGCATCACTGGCGCGCTGATTGCCAACGAACTGTCCCGGCATGGCCACGACGTGGCGGTGATCGAGCAGCGCGACATCGGTTGGGGCAGTACTGCGGCCAGCACCGCGCTGCTGCAGTACGAGATCGATACCCACCTGCTGGAGCTGGCCCAACGCTATGGCCAGGACGCCGCCGCGCTGGCCTACCGGGCCTGTGCCGAGGCGATGCCGGCGCTGGGTGAGGTGTCGCGTGGGCTGGACGTCGATTTCCAGCGCATGGACAGCCTCTATCTGGCCAGCCGCCATCGCGACGTACCACGCCTGATGGCCGAGGGTGAGGCGCGGCGCGGCATCGGTCTGGATGCCCGCTGGCTCGGCCCGGAGGCACTGCAGGAACGCTTCGACGTGGACGCCGGTGGTGCCCTGCTCACGCGCCAGGCGGCACGGGTCGATCCCTATCGCCTGACCTATGCGCTGCTGCAGCGCGTGCGCCGGCGCGGCGGCAATGTGGTGCATGACCGTACGGTGCTGCACACGCTCACTCCCTCCGCACGCGGCGTGAGCGCCCTCACCGAGGGCGGCGCCACGATTCACGCCCGCCATGTGGTGCTGGCAATGGGCTACGCCAACCAGACGTGGCTGCATCAGCACGTCGCACGTAACCGCAGCAGCTACGCCTTCATCACCGACCCGATCGATGCGGACGTGCTGGGCCGCCTGCGCAACACGATGGTGTGGGAGAGCGCACGCCCGTACCTGTACCTGCGCGCCACCGGCGACCGCCGCCTGCTGGTGGGCGGGCTGGACGACGCCATCGACATCCCCGCCCGCCGCGATCGGCGCGTAGAGCGCAAGGCGGACAAGCTGATGAAGCAGCTGCTGCATTGGTTCCCGCGGCTGGACCCGGTGCCGGCGTTCTCCTGGGCCGGCACCTTCGCCGAAACCGCCGACGGCCTGCCGTTCTTCGGCCCGCACGATCAATGGGGGCCACGGGTGCACTTCGCCATGGCCTACGGCGGCAACGGCATCACCTATTCGATGATCGGCGCGCAGCTGCTGCGGGCCCGGATCGAGCGGCGCAAGCACCCGTTGCAGGGGCTGTTCGGGTTCGGGCGGCTGTGA
- a CDS encoding ABC1 kinase family protein produces the protein MSNPPTTNGNPPLVKGMNRRSQILRLLMRYRHSGVFSGMNLDAASNQADVPADGNPEQFVSDLEALGPTFVKLGQMLSTRPDMVPVEFATALERMQEKVAEIPVARIHAIVEQELGAPVNKLFAAFDPEPLGCASIAQVHRAVLHDGRQVAVKVQKPEVAAQLRSDLEALRSFALAADHLTQVGRRVRLRDWLNEFAKTLMQELDYHAEAENLARFGRHLRPFRRLWIPQPLWDYSSQRVLTMELATGVRVDAIPDVRRTEQSMDPLAAALIRGYLDQIFVHGEIHADPHPGNLRVMPDGRLAIFDLGMVAHMPPRLRERLLKILFAAVDGRGEEVADDLISISTRLEAFDEERYLRETGQLIARYAASGSFSEGRVVLDMVRIATACGLRTPPELSLLGKALLNLETVCRLLAPDLDTRRIVERQLQHVMRARLKKSLSAANLASEAMELQQLLRDGPRKLSDIMALLAENRLQMKVTGLEESRLMENLQKIANRVAAGIISAALIMAAAMMMKIDTGWHLFGYPLIALVLLLIGVVLGLGIVTSALLFDRRARAREERGHR, from the coding sequence TTGAGCAATCCGCCCACCACCAATGGCAACCCTCCGCTGGTCAAGGGCATGAACCGGCGCAGCCAGATCCTGCGCCTGCTGATGCGCTATCGCCATTCGGGTGTGTTCTCGGGCATGAACCTGGACGCCGCCAGCAACCAGGCCGACGTGCCCGCCGATGGCAACCCGGAGCAGTTCGTCAGCGATCTGGAAGCCCTGGGGCCGACTTTCGTCAAGCTGGGCCAGATGCTGTCCACGCGCCCGGACATGGTGCCGGTGGAGTTCGCTACGGCGCTGGAGCGCATGCAGGAAAAGGTGGCCGAGATTCCGGTCGCTCGCATCCATGCCATCGTCGAACAGGAGCTGGGCGCGCCGGTGAACAAGCTGTTCGCCGCGTTCGATCCCGAGCCACTGGGCTGTGCCTCGATCGCGCAGGTGCATCGCGCGGTGCTGCACGATGGCCGCCAGGTAGCGGTGAAGGTGCAGAAACCCGAGGTCGCCGCGCAGCTGCGCTCGGACCTGGAGGCACTGCGCAGCTTCGCGCTGGCCGCGGACCATCTGACCCAGGTCGGCCGTCGGGTGCGCCTGCGCGATTGGCTCAACGAGTTCGCCAAGACCCTGATGCAGGAGCTGGACTACCACGCCGAGGCCGAGAACCTGGCCCGTTTCGGCCGCCATCTCAGGCCGTTCCGCCGACTGTGGATACCGCAGCCGCTGTGGGATTACAGCAGTCAGCGCGTGCTGACCATGGAACTGGCCACCGGCGTGCGCGTGGATGCGATTCCCGATGTGCGCCGCACCGAACAATCGATGGACCCACTGGCCGCGGCGCTGATCCGCGGCTACCTGGACCAGATCTTCGTGCACGGCGAGATCCATGCCGACCCGCATCCCGGCAACCTGCGGGTGATGCCCGACGGACGGCTGGCGATCTTCGACCTGGGCATGGTCGCGCACATGCCGCCGCGCCTGCGCGAGCGCCTGCTGAAGATCCTGTTCGCGGCGGTCGATGGCCGCGGCGAGGAAGTGGCCGACGACCTGATCAGCATCAGCACGCGGCTGGAAGCCTTCGACGAAGAGCGCTACCTGCGCGAGACCGGTCAGCTGATCGCGCGCTACGCCGCCAGTGGCAGCTTCTCCGAAGGCCGCGTGGTGCTGGACATGGTGCGCATCGCCACCGCCTGCGGCCTGCGCACACCGCCGGAGCTGAGCCTGCTCGGCAAGGCCCTGCTCAATCTGGAAACCGTATGCCGATTGCTGGCGCCGGACCTGGATACCCGTCGCATCGTCGAGCGCCAGCTGCAGCACGTGATGCGCGCACGCCTGAAGAAATCGCTGTCTGCCGCCAACCTCGCCAGCGAGGCGATGGAGCTGCAGCAGCTGCTGCGCGACGGACCGCGCAAGCTGTCGGACATCATGGCGCTGCTGGCCGAGAACCGCCTGCAGATGAAGGTGACCGGCCTGGAAGAATCGCGGTTGATGGAGAACCTGCAGAAGATCGCCAACCGCGTCGCCGCCGGCATCATCAGTGCGGCCTTGATCATGGCCGCGGCGATGATGATGAAGATCGACACCGGCTGGCATCTGTTCGGCTATCCGCTCATCGCGCTGGTGCTGCTGCTGATCGGCGTGGTACTCGGGCTTGGCATCGTCACCAGTGCATTGTTGTTCGATCGTCGTGCGCGGGCACGCGAAGAACGTGGGCACCGCTAG
- a CDS encoding PepSY domain-containing protein yields the protein MLAILPLLLALASAPTAAAPAQDPAQQVARRAVQQGRYVPLESVVRDALKRYPGQLLEVELDDGVYEVEILRADGVVVELDYDARSGKLLKTELDD from the coding sequence ATGCTTGCGATCCTGCCCCTGCTGCTGGCCCTGGCCAGCGCCCCGACCGCCGCCGCGCCTGCACAGGACCCGGCGCAGCAGGTCGCGCGCCGCGCCGTGCAGCAAGGCCGTTACGTGCCATTGGAAAGCGTGGTGCGCGATGCCCTCAAGCGCTACCCGGGCCAGCTGCTGGAAGTGGAGCTGGACGACGGCGTCTACGAGGTGGAGATCCTGCGCGCAGACGGCGTGGTGGTGGAGCTGGACTATGATGCGCGCAGCGGAAAGCTGCTGAAGACGGAGCTGGACGACTGA
- a CDS encoding response regulator transcription factor gives MRILLAEDDTALAQRLLPLLEQAGYVVHAVTDGREAEEIGQIEDLQAAIVDLGLPGLDGLSVIERWRGNGRSFPVLVLTARGRWHDKLAGFDAGADDYLTKPFQADELVLRLRALIRRSHGHASPRLRCGPLQLDVNAGRFELDGQALPLSPQEFRLLSYFIHHSGQVIGRDRLGEQVFDGGHDPDSNALDVLLGRVRRKLGIDLIQTVRGQGWRLAAP, from the coding sequence ATGCGCATCCTGTTGGCCGAAGACGATACTGCGCTGGCACAGCGCCTGCTGCCCCTGCTGGAACAGGCCGGCTACGTGGTGCACGCGGTTACCGACGGGCGCGAGGCCGAGGAAATCGGCCAGATCGAGGATCTGCAGGCCGCCATCGTCGACCTCGGCCTGCCCGGGCTGGATGGACTGAGCGTGATCGAGCGCTGGCGCGGCAATGGCCGCAGCTTTCCGGTGCTGGTGCTGACCGCACGCGGGCGCTGGCACGACAAGCTGGCCGGCTTCGATGCCGGTGCCGACGACTACCTGACCAAACCCTTCCAGGCCGACGAACTGGTGCTGCGCCTGCGCGCGCTGATCCGCCGCAGCCATGGCCATGCCAGCCCGCGCCTGCGCTGCGGCCCGCTGCAGCTGGACGTCAACGCCGGCCGCTTCGAACTGGACGGGCAGGCGCTGCCCCTCAGTCCGCAGGAGTTCCGCCTGCTCAGCTATTTCATCCACCACAGCGGTCAGGTGATCGGCCGCGACCGGCTGGGCGAACAGGTGTTCGACGGCGGCCATGACCCGGACTCCAACGCGCTGGACGTGCTGCTCGGGCGGGTGCGCCGTAAGCTCGGCATCGATCTGATCCAGACCGTACGCGGCCAGGGTTGGCGGCTGGCCGCGCCGTGA
- a CDS encoding lipocalin family protein, producing MTEHPPLKTVADLKLPRYLGTWYEIARLPMRHEPEGCTDVSAHYTLLDNGNVGVTNRCRMDGEVEEATGEACAVDNDSARLEVSFLPKGLRWLPFAKGDYWVIQVAPDYSVALVGSPDRKYLWLLAREPRLDATVQDHYLAAARLQGFDLSELIQTPHTGRPTA from the coding sequence ATGACCGAGCACCCGCCGCTGAAGACCGTCGCCGACCTCAAACTGCCCCGCTACCTGGGCACCTGGTATGAGATCGCGCGCCTGCCGATGCGCCATGAACCGGAAGGCTGCACCGACGTGTCGGCGCACTACACCCTGCTCGACAACGGCAACGTCGGCGTCACCAACCGCTGCCGAATGGACGGCGAGGTCGAAGAAGCCACCGGCGAGGCCTGTGCCGTCGACAACGACAGCGCGCGGCTGGAGGTGAGCTTCCTGCCCAAGGGCCTGCGCTGGTTGCCGTTCGCCAAGGGCGACTACTGGGTGATCCAGGTCGCTCCGGACTACAGTGTGGCGCTGGTCGGCAGCCCCGATCGCAAGTACCTGTGGCTGCTGGCCCGCGAGCCGCGCCTGGACGCGACCGTGCAGGACCATTATCTGGCGGCCGCCCGCCTGCAGGGCTTCGATCTGTCCGAACTGATCCAGACCCCGCATACCGGCCGTCCCACCGCCTGA
- a CDS encoding DUF3772 domain-containing protein yields the protein MLCSVFLLSAPVLAQDDAPTPKQQLADIDAKLKEVDRKRGDAEAIETLAMLSENASQVRRDAEALEKELQPQLVRLDEQLAQLGTPAEGTTEPPELAAQRRSINKQRDGLAASVAQAKTSAVRAQQLATDIDQQRAAQRTEELGQKVASPLSPALWSKVAERLPIDIARVAPLAEQGRDTFVAGIRANGWGTPLLGLLAALVMMFPLRLWLRRLGRRFAASERAPDGRLRRSGLAMWLLLVGTLLPGYAVVVLMAALDAINAIAPRLQVVADGLETATFRAAFIAALSACMLVPKRPSWRLLNLDDTAALKLRKYAWGAAALAWLSTVLVALDQATRTSDVTTVALDGLIALTYLGLIMAMLVTLARLHRRQTAEAEAKLEAQADGVGAATPVRRSSWLVLARVAGNVAVVAAIIATLLGYLNFAKFVNQQLIGGSIVVLAATLLFKFVDDLSTWMLNADSKVGQTILLSTGLSVSRLEQAGVLLSAALRTVVVLLTLLALVAPFGNIGAVVERFTSLLTTGIPLGGTTLKPMQIVLAVVVLLAGLAITQLVQRWLTDTYLPKTELDLGARNSVSTVARYVGIILAVIWALTAMGLELTKLALLVSALSVGIGFGLQVITQNFVSGLILLAERPVKIGDWVKLGDQEGDIRRISLRSTEIQVGDKSTLIVPNSELVTKTVRNMTMGNNQGRIQIQFAVPPSTDVGNLRQALLDAYTAHTNVLKQPAPTVYIDSIAGGQITINSFAYVASPRQVYATRSDLYFSLLQILAERNIPLSTPTDIHITRDPQE from the coding sequence ATGCTGTGCAGCGTCTTCCTGCTGTCCGCGCCGGTGCTGGCGCAGGATGATGCGCCCACGCCGAAGCAGCAGCTGGCAGATATCGATGCGAAGCTGAAGGAGGTCGACCGCAAGCGCGGCGACGCTGAAGCCATCGAGACGCTGGCGATGCTGTCCGAGAATGCCTCGCAGGTACGGCGTGACGCCGAGGCGCTGGAAAAGGAGCTGCAGCCACAGCTCGTCCGCCTCGACGAACAGCTGGCGCAGTTGGGCACGCCTGCCGAGGGCACCACCGAGCCGCCCGAACTGGCGGCGCAACGGCGCAGCATCAACAAACAACGCGACGGACTGGCCGCGTCGGTAGCGCAGGCCAAGACCAGTGCCGTGCGCGCCCAGCAGCTGGCGACCGACATCGACCAGCAGCGCGCCGCGCAACGTACCGAAGAACTGGGGCAGAAGGTTGCCTCGCCGTTGTCGCCCGCGCTGTGGAGCAAGGTTGCCGAGCGCCTGCCGATCGATATCGCACGCGTCGCGCCGTTGGCCGAGCAGGGGCGCGATACGTTCGTCGCCGGCATCCGGGCCAACGGCTGGGGCACGCCGTTGCTGGGCCTGCTGGCTGCACTGGTCATGATGTTCCCGCTGCGGTTGTGGCTGCGCCGGCTGGGTCGCCGCTTTGCCGCGTCCGAGCGTGCGCCCGATGGCCGCCTGCGGCGCTCCGGCCTGGCCATGTGGCTGCTGCTGGTGGGCACGCTGCTGCCCGGCTATGCCGTGGTGGTGCTGATGGCGGCGCTGGATGCCATCAATGCGATTGCGCCGCGCCTGCAGGTGGTGGCCGACGGGCTGGAGACCGCAACGTTCCGCGCTGCGTTCATTGCGGCACTCAGCGCCTGCATGCTGGTTCCCAAGCGGCCGTCGTGGCGGTTGCTGAATCTGGATGACACCGCCGCGCTCAAGCTGCGCAAGTACGCGTGGGGCGCGGCGGCGCTGGCCTGGCTGAGCACGGTGCTGGTCGCCCTCGATCAGGCCACACGTACCAGCGACGTCACCACGGTGGCGCTGGATGGCCTGATTGCGCTGACCTACCTCGGCCTGATCATGGCCATGCTGGTGACCCTGGCGCGCCTGCATCGCCGGCAGACCGCCGAGGCCGAGGCCAAGCTGGAGGCGCAGGCCGATGGCGTGGGCGCGGCCACACCGGTGCGCCGCAGCAGCTGGCTGGTATTGGCACGCGTGGCGGGCAACGTCGCGGTAGTAGCGGCCATCATCGCCACCCTGCTGGGCTATCTGAACTTCGCCAAGTTCGTGAACCAGCAGCTGATCGGCGGCAGCATCGTGGTGCTGGCGGCGACGCTGCTGTTCAAATTCGTCGATGACCTGAGCACGTGGATGCTCAATGCCGACAGCAAGGTGGGCCAGACCATTCTGCTCAGCACCGGCCTGAGCGTATCGCGGCTGGAGCAGGCCGGCGTGCTGCTGTCGGCGGCGCTGCGTACCGTGGTCGTGCTGCTCACGCTGCTTGCCCTGGTGGCGCCGTTCGGCAACATCGGTGCGGTGGTGGAGCGATTCACTTCGCTGCTCACCACGGGCATTCCGTTGGGCGGAACCACCCTGAAGCCGATGCAGATCGTGTTGGCGGTTGTGGTGCTGCTGGCCGGCCTGGCGATCACCCAGCTGGTGCAGCGCTGGCTGACCGATACCTACCTGCCCAAGACCGAACTGGACCTGGGGGCGCGTAACTCGGTCAGTACCGTCGCCCGCTACGTTGGCATCATCCTCGCCGTGATCTGGGCGTTGACGGCGATGGGGCTGGAGCTGACCAAGCTGGCGCTGCTCGTCAGTGCGTTGTCAGTGGGTATTGGTTTCGGCCTGCAGGTGATCACACAGAACTTCGTCTCCGGCCTGATCCTGCTGGCCGAGCGTCCTGTGAAGATCGGCGACTGGGTGAAGCTGGGCGACCAGGAGGGCGACATCCGCCGCATCAGCCTGCGTTCGACCGAGATCCAGGTGGGCGACAAGTCCACCCTGATCGTGCCCAACTCCGAGCTGGTCACCAAGACCGTGCGCAACATGACGATGGGCAACAACCAGGGCCGCATCCAGATCCAGTTCGCGGTGCCGCCCAGCACCGATGTCGGCAACCTGCGGCAGGCGCTGCTGGATGCGTATACCGCACACACCAACGTGCTGAAGCAGCCGGCGCCGACGGTCTACATCGACAGCATTGCCGGTGGCCAGATCACCATCAACAGCTTCGCGTACGTGGCCAGCCCGCGGCAGGTCTACGCCACCCGCAGCGATCTGTACTTCAGCCTGCTGCAGATCCTGGCGGAGCGGAACATCCCGCTGTCGACCCCGACCGACATCCACATCACCCGCGATCCGCAGGAGTAG
- a CDS encoding phosphoglycerol transferase I — protein sequence MLWILLLSFLLLCWLFLASGKWVWWKAGSLSLLLLMLSAWWLIDKLSGDGLNAATLYHLGADMEGAGVSDFKGYIAGFIVLALVSLLPLFATRVKRWRRTGHGGALFAGFAAVWVATIMISPLARDGQRLYQQLRPVDFARIAPEYQVPTQPLQRPRNIVWIYGESLERTYLDESVFPGLMPNLNRLASESLDVRGLASAEGSGWTIAGLVSSMCGVPLTTSQGDENSMDRMGSFLPKAVCLGDYLKQQGYTNHYLGGANGQFAGKGQFLASHGFDEVHDLAWFKQQKKIGRIHYSAWGVHDDVLLDTAYQRFEQLSRAGSPFMLTTLTMDTHHPAGHLPVSCKGERYQSQYGNINMLNALKCSDRLISQLVERIQASPYGKDTLIVIASDHLAMPNDLTHILTRQKRENLLLFLGDDIAPQQLSADAGTTLDSGATLLSLLDPNLKTMGFGRSLIDTQRAPSASVATQRDGGRDYPQYLAFARSLWLGEPTRELKIDGDDQVVVGLQHVQPPVLLEYDKDWGLKSVYLENTSRQFDDANPDNTLAYVDRCTAFEDGSADGDWCALLVNRDNGIKLYRDNDLRGGIAVDAPLDAFQGPRPSVRQAHMITQKGRRTRAGQYMLQLVASTRPDRGFWIEAVSSQRKVVLAQQWVQPDANGKINVSFGLDHEVDDLEIRAWLNHAEKLAVDTFALVPSRSRPRG from the coding sequence ATGCTCTGGATACTGTTGTTGTCGTTCCTGCTGCTGTGCTGGCTGTTCCTCGCGTCCGGCAAATGGGTGTGGTGGAAGGCCGGTTCGCTCTCGCTGCTGCTGCTCATGCTCAGCGCATGGTGGCTGATCGACAAGTTGTCCGGTGATGGGCTCAACGCTGCAACCCTGTATCACCTCGGCGCCGATATGGAAGGCGCCGGTGTCTCCGACTTCAAGGGCTACATTGCCGGCTTCATCGTGCTGGCGCTGGTCTCGCTGCTGCCGCTGTTCGCGACGCGGGTGAAGCGCTGGCGCCGGACCGGCCACGGTGGCGCGTTGTTCGCCGGTTTCGCGGCCGTGTGGGTGGCCACGATCATGATCAGCCCGCTGGCCCGCGACGGCCAGCGCCTGTACCAGCAGCTGCGTCCGGTCGACTTCGCCCGCATTGCCCCCGAGTACCAGGTGCCGACGCAGCCGCTGCAGCGTCCGCGCAACATCGTCTGGATCTACGGCGAAAGCCTGGAACGTACCTATCTGGACGAGAGCGTTTTTCCGGGCCTGATGCCCAACCTCAACCGCTTGGCCTCCGAGTCGCTGGACGTGCGCGGCCTTGCCTCCGCCGAGGGTAGCGGCTGGACCATCGCTGGCCTGGTGTCGTCGATGTGCGGCGTGCCGCTGACCACCTCGCAGGGCGATGAGAACAGCATGGATCGCATGGGCAGCTTCCTGCCCAAGGCCGTGTGTCTGGGCGACTACCTGAAGCAGCAGGGCTACACCAATCATTACCTGGGCGGTGCAAACGGCCAGTTCGCCGGCAAGGGCCAGTTCCTGGCCAGCCACGGCTTTGATGAAGTCCATGATCTGGCATGGTTCAAGCAGCAGAAGAAGATCGGCCGCATCCACTACTCGGCGTGGGGCGTGCACGATGACGTGCTGCTGGATACCGCCTACCAGCGCTTCGAGCAGCTCTCGCGCGCCGGTTCGCCGTTCATGCTGACCACGCTGACCATGGACACCCACCACCCGGCCGGTCATCTGCCGGTGTCGTGCAAGGGCGAGCGCTACCAGAGCCAGTACGGCAACATCAACATGCTCAACGCGCTCAAGTGCAGCGACCGCCTGATCTCGCAGCTCGTCGAACGCATCCAGGCCAGCCCGTACGGCAAGGACACGCTGATCGTCATCGCTTCCGACCACCTGGCGATGCCCAACGATCTGACCCATATCCTGACCCGGCAGAAGCGCGAGAACCTGCTGCTGTTCCTGGGTGATGACATTGCCCCGCAGCAGCTCAGCGCCGACGCCGGCACCACGCTGGATTCGGGTGCGACCCTGCTCAGCCTGCTGGACCCGAACCTGAAGACGATGGGCTTCGGGCGTTCACTGATCGATACCCAGCGCGCGCCCAGCGCCAGCGTGGCCACCCAGCGCGATGGTGGCCGCGATTACCCGCAGTACCTCGCCTTCGCCCGTTCGCTGTGGCTGGGCGAACCGACCCGCGAGCTGAAGATCGATGGCGATGACCAGGTGGTGGTCGGCCTGCAGCACGTGCAGCCACCGGTGTTGCTGGAGTACGACAAGGACTGGGGGTTGAAGTCGGTGTATCTGGAAAACACCTCGCGCCAGTTCGATGATGCCAACCCGGACAACACGCTGGCCTACGTCGACCGTTGCACCGCATTCGAGGATGGCTCGGCCGATGGTGACTGGTGCGCCCTGCTGGTCAACCGCGACAACGGCATCAAGCTGTACCGCGACAACGACCTGCGCGGGGGCATCGCGGTGGATGCACCACTGGACGCATTCCAGGGCCCGCGCCCGAGCGTGCGCCAGGCACACATGATCACCCAGAAGGGGCGCCGTACCCGTGCCGGCCAGTACATGCTGCAGCTGGTTGCGAGCACGCGCCCGGATCGTGGTTTCTGGATCGAGGCGGTGTCCTCGCAGCGCAAGGTGGTACTGGCGCAGCAGTGGGTGCAGCCCGATGCCAACGGCAAGATCAACGTGTCGTTCGGGCTGGATCACGAAGTGGATGATCTGGAGATCCGCGCGTGGTTGAACCACGCCGAGAAGCTGGCGGTGGACACATTCGCACTGGTGCCATCCCGCAGCCGACCACGAGGGTAG
- a CDS encoding PepSY domain-containing protein, producing the protein MLKSLTLATVALLAIAPAVQAAPLGMAQVEQTLRKAGYTQIHEIERDDGLWEADVSRADGRFSEVYVDPKTGEIFDEHSGRALLTTEQVLARAQAHGLREIHSLERDGATWSLEARNARNQKVDVRLSGYDGRILHSERDGWLD; encoded by the coding sequence ATGTTGAAGTCGCTCACCCTCGCCACTGTTGCTCTGCTGGCCATCGCACCGGCTGTACAGGCCGCACCGCTGGGCATGGCCCAGGTCGAACAGACCCTGCGCAAGGCCGGCTACACCCAGATCCACGAGATCGAACGCGATGATGGCCTGTGGGAGGCTGACGTGAGCCGCGCCGATGGCCGCTTCAGCGAGGTCTACGTAGACCCCAAGACCGGCGAGATCTTCGACGAGCACAGCGGCCGCGCGCTGTTGACCACCGAGCAGGTGCTGGCACGGGCACAGGCGCATGGCCTGCGCGAGATCCATTCGCTGGAACGCGATGGCGCGACCTGGTCGCTGGAAGCGCGCAATGCCCGCAACCAGAAGGTGGACGTGCGCCTGAGCGGCTATGACGGCCGCATCCTGCACAGCGAGCGCGACGGCTGGCTGGATTGA
- a CDS encoding sensor histidine kinase produces the protein MSRQPSLRRRLLLAGGVGLLLVSLLASALLGELFKRSARDRLDHELQQDMLTLLAQAEVDADGQLRLRQEPNDARFQRVFSGAYWQIGGADGRVLLQSRSLWDETLPVTAGGPATRNLSGPLQQSLRARVQQVRLPRASEPFVVVVATDRSALDADVAAFRQRTAIALAVLVAAWLAVLASQVHFGLRPLHRLGAQLERVRRGDAQRIDTQGLGAEVAPLGEELNALLEHQQRMVARARTSAQDLAHALKTPLSVLATEADSDGADWRATVREQSARMQASVDRYLAAGLAADHRQRTDVAAVAQALCRLMARVHGERGIAFTAAGIDPTLQFAGARADLEEMLGNLLDNAGKWAKQQVDVTADTSERQLRIEVRDDGPGLAADALEQVTQRGVRLDEREGSSGLGLAIVGDIAASYGGRLALENAQPGLRATLWLPVA, from the coding sequence GTGAGCCGGCAACCCTCGCTGCGACGGCGCCTGCTGCTGGCTGGCGGTGTCGGCCTGCTGCTGGTCTCGCTGCTGGCCAGTGCACTGCTGGGCGAGCTGTTCAAGCGCAGCGCGCGTGACCGCCTCGACCACGAACTGCAGCAGGACATGCTGACCCTGCTGGCGCAGGCCGAAGTGGATGCGGACGGACAGCTGCGCCTGCGCCAGGAACCCAATGACGCACGCTTCCAGCGCGTGTTCTCCGGTGCCTATTGGCAGATCGGCGGTGCCGATGGCCGCGTGCTGCTGCAGTCGCGTTCGCTGTGGGATGAAACCCTGCCCGTCACAGCCGGCGGGCCGGCCACGCGCAATCTGAGCGGGCCGCTGCAGCAATCCCTGCGCGCACGCGTGCAGCAGGTTCGCCTGCCACGCGCCAGCGAGCCGTTCGTGGTCGTGGTCGCCACCGACCGCAGTGCGCTGGATGCGGATGTGGCCGCATTCCGTCAGCGCACGGCCATCGCCCTGGCCGTGCTGGTTGCCGCGTGGCTGGCGGTGCTGGCCAGCCAGGTGCACTTCGGATTGCGCCCGCTGCACCGCCTCGGTGCGCAGCTGGAACGGGTGCGGCGCGGCGACGCGCAGCGCATCGATACTCAGGGGCTGGGTGCGGAGGTCGCACCGCTGGGCGAGGAGCTCAACGCGCTGCTGGAGCATCAGCAACGCATGGTCGCGCGCGCGCGCACCAGCGCACAGGATCTGGCGCATGCGCTGAAAACCCCGCTGAGCGTGCTGGCCACCGAGGCCGACAGCGACGGCGCTGACTGGCGGGCGACCGTGCGTGAGCAGAGTGCTCGCATGCAGGCCAGTGTTGACCGTTACTTGGCTGCCGGACTGGCCGCCGACCATCGACAGCGGACCGACGTGGCGGCAGTCGCACAGGCGCTGTGCCGGTTGATGGCACGCGTGCATGGCGAACGCGGCATTGCGTTCACGGCGGCTGGTATCGATCCGACGCTGCAGTTCGCCGGTGCCAGGGCGGACCTGGAGGAGATGCTGGGCAATCTGCTGGATAACGCCGGCAAGTGGGCGAAGCAGCAGGTGGACGTCACTGCAGACACCAGCGAAAGGCAGTTACGCATAGAGGTACGCGATGACGGCCCCGGGCTGGCCGCAGACGCGCTGGAACAGGTCACCCAGCGTGGGGTGCGCCTGGATGAGCGCGAGGGCAGCAGTGGGCTGGGCCTGGCGATTGTGGGTGATATCGCTGCCAGCTATGGCGGGCGGTTGGCGCTGGAAAATGCACAGCCGGGATTGCGGGCCACGTTGTGGTTGCCGGTGGCGTGA